The Amycolatopsis sp. DG1A-15b genome window below encodes:
- a CDS encoding IS5 family transposase (programmed frameshift) encodes MREEVLTDQLWERLEPLLPVHPRRFRYPGRKRADDRAALEGILYVIRTGIGWNRLPTALFGASGATCWRRLTEWHKAGVWQQLHERLLAELRAAGLLDLSAALVDSTHLRALKRGDHTGPSPVDHRKLGSKHHLITDAHGTPHAATLTGGHRNDVTQLIPLLDAIPPIRGMVGKPRRRPHRLYADRGYDHDKYRRLVRARGVTPLIARRGTEHGSGLGTIRWPVERTFAWLKNFRRLRIRTERRADVHQAILSLGCSIICLRKLILN; translated from the exons ATGCGTGAGGAGGTTCTGACCGACCAGCTGTGGGAGCGGCTGGAGCCGCTGCTTCCGGTGCATCCACGGCGTTTCCGCTACCCGGGTCGCAAACGCGCCGATGACCGCGCCGCGCTGGAAGGCATCCTGTACGTGATCCGTACCGGCATCGGCTGGAACCGCCTGCCCACCGCGCTGTTCGGCGCTTCCGGAGCCACCTGCTGGCGGCGGCTGACCGAATGGCACAAGGCCGGCGTCTGGCAGCAGCTGCACGAACGCCTGCTCGCCGAACTACGCGCCGCCGGACTGCTGGACCTGTCCGCCGCGCTGGTCGACTCCACCCACCTGCGTGCTCTCA AAAGGGGGGACCACACCGGACCCAGCCCGGTCGACCACCGCAAGCTCGGCTCCAAGCACCACCTGATCACCGACGCCCACGGCACCCCGCACGCGGCCACCCTCACCGGCGGCCACCGCAATGACGTCACCCAGCTGATCCCGCTGCTCGACGCCATCCCGCCAATCCGCGGGATGGTCGGCAAGCCCCGGCGCCGACCACACCGGCTCTACGCCGACCGCGGCTACGACCACGACAAGTACCGCCGCCTGGTCCGCGCCCGCGGCGTCACCCCGCTCATCGCCCGCCGCGGCACCGAACACGGCTCCGGCCTGGGCACCATCCGCTGGCCGGTGGAGCGCACCTTCGCCTGGCTCAAAAACTTCCGCCGGCTACGTATCCGCACCGAACGACGAGCCGACGTCCACCAAGCCATCCTCAGTCTGGGCTGCTCGATCATCTGCCTCCGCAAACTCATTCTGAACTGA